The genomic segment AAGTTTGAGAGTCAACTCAAAAATTTGGGACTGATTCCCTAAATCAGAATACATCTGATTTATATTTTCCCATAACTCATATGCCGTAGGAAAACACATATAATTTGCGCCAATCTCCTCTTCCATGGAGTTTACCAGCCACGTCATTACCATGTAATTTTCTGCATCCCATGTAGCATACATTGGGTCATCTTCTGACGGAGCTTTCTTGTCACCCGTTAAATATCCCGTCTTTCCTCGCCCCCGGATATACATTCTCACCGACTGAGACCATCGCAAGAAGTTGTCGCCGTTCAGCTTGATGGTGGTTATTTGAACAGGGTGTGAATCAGATGTTGTTTTTGGCAGATCTCTAGTCACTGTGGGTTGTGAGAAAGACTGGGGAATGGTGGTGGATTCGCTAGAATGTTCAGACATGGTTCTAGCTTAGGGTAATGGCGCAAAAAAATTCTGGGCAGAAAAgggtggctctgataccaacttgaAAGAGACGATTTGAGGGAATAATTCTTTTCTACTATTGAGATTGCTTTTATAGTAATTTACAGCATAATTACAGCCCAATATCAGGGATAAAATTACTAATTTAAAGGGAAAGAATATCAACCTAAAATAAAACTACCTATAATAAACTTGACAACCTATTTACCATATTTACTTGATTTACACCTCAAACCTTCCctaaataattcatattctcGACAAATCATCCAATCAAGTTAATATTCTACCAAATTTAAATTACATTTCCTTGATCGTCCTGTTATCAAAGAGTATGAAGCATTTTCATCCCTTGCTTCTTCTTGATCTAAAGCTGATGTCAAATAGTTTACCAGGCACAAGAAGGAGCTGATGTTTCTGGCGTTTTGACCGTCATGACTTTGGGGATGTAGGTTTGATTTTTATTTGCTTTTATCAGAACAGTGATAGTACTTGCACAAACGATTATCCTAAAGTCACACTTATTGATAGGTTCTATTCTGCTGTGGCTCGAACTGCCTTCAAGGGCGAAAGTCAAGAAAGCTTGCATCATTTTTGGTATTTTTCCCTTGTCAATTTTTATCATCAAACATAATACTATGTTTAAGTTATTCGTTGcacatattttatcattttttatttctGTTCTAACTCTGGACGCATGGTTTTTTCTCAACCATAACTAATATTAATATTGAGAATATctaatacaaagtctcataaaAATAATCAATGCAGCAACATTAgaatttatgaaaattaaaGTGTCTCTTATGCCCAAAAAGTGCAGTAGTTACCTGCGACTTGCGTcaggttttatttttttaataagatTTTTGTTGTAGTTGATAGGATATCAAGGATTTGTTGGGTTAGTGATgctatatgtgtgtgtgtaagtGCACGCGCGAAAATATAATGTAAAATATGTATTTGaaataaattgaaatatatatttggGAATAAAATGGAAATGTAGTAACAAGGATTGTGCTAAAAAAGACAAATACTTAAAGATGAGTGTtgttatggattgatagataagAGCAgtcaagattggaaagcgggCGTTGATGAGTACTCATACAAAAATGGAGCAAGCTAAAAATGAATATATTAGGGAAGAAGTGAATTGGAGTGATTGAAGGGAGAAAGATAAAATGGTAGGCTCAATCACAAGGAGAACGTACAAAACTTAGCTTGGCTAGAATTGTTATGTATGTTTGTAATGATTTTAGAACTAAACCTTTATTTAAAAGCTCCAGAAACAATGGAGTGCTCTATGACTGGTGATTTCATATGAAAGCAATAATATAGTCATCCCTCGTGGATTTTGTGAACTTATCAATTGAACCATTTGTACGAGTTTCTCTAAGTTCAACATTATTTAAGTTATCTGATTTGCTGATCAATTCCAGGATTGGGTTTTATGACATATTAAATCTGTTTCAGGGAAATGGTTGCTTATATTGCCAACACATTAATCTTCATCTTAAGGTAAAACATGTATCAtctctcaaaatttttcttttgtgTGTCATCTCAACTTTGGATCCAGTGACTTTTTCCTGTCTGGGATGGCATTGAATTCTTAACTTTGACGGAACAAACTAAGCAGCTTTTTGTGAGACCACAGATGTTGTTTAATGATTTAAGTTCATATTTATGGATGTGACAAAATTCTTTTGCATCAATACGCTGCTGAAATTACTGGCTGACTTGAGAGAGCATGTTTACTTTTTTGTCTTCGCAGTGGGGTAGTCATAGCCGTGAGTTTTCTTGGGGGTGACGGCATATATAAAACTAATGGTAaattcttttccttttcttaaATTAATTCACACTAAGCAAGAACATGTGGAATGctgtattttttattattgttttgtttttCTCCTGCTaaagttgttttttttttcacagAACATTCTTGGGGTTATCTATTCCTTCTGTATGTGGTTGTTCAAGTAGCCCGGGTTGTTGTAGTTGGACTATTGTTTCCATTTCTCCAATATTTTGGTTACGGTCTTGATTGGAAAGAAGCTATTATTCTTGTGTGGGCTGGTTTGCGAGGGGCCGTGGCATTGTCCCTTTCGCTCTCTGTTAAAGTGAGTTAATCTAAGCATCTTTTAGATGGTATTTTAGTCCTATCTTATTTATATGTGGTGTATTTGTGAATGAATTAGGATATCCATTTTTATATGAGTGGTATTATCCATTCTAGATTATTTcaagtataatttttttaatgtgaaAACATTGTTTACAGAAATAAACCAAATGGTTGGAGATTTCATAGGCACTACCTTATTCTTAATCTTGCTTTATTTAGGTTGgatattttaaaaacatacTTTTACATGTTTAAGATGAGGCATGCATGTTAGTGCTCGAATTTTTACAGTTCAATTAAATTTAGTTATTAGTAGCAAGTCAATAGGCAGTGACAGGTGGAATGGTAGAGTTTAATGAGGTGGAAATAATGATCAGAAAATTGTAAGTGTGGGCAGTATGGAGCTTGTAAAGCAGTTGGGAAATGTAATGTCCCCTAATCTAAGGGTTAAGAAGTTGGAAACGAACAGTTAGCAACTAATAGTTACTAATGCGGCAGATCAAGTTAAAGAGTCAACAATTGGTAAATAGTCGAGAGCTTGGCAATTCCTACATATGGAAGTCCGATTACCTTTGAATCATTTTGGATTCAGTAAATGCTTAGTGGTGAGCTAAACCACCCAAGAAGTTGGAACTCAGTAGTCAGGAAACGAACAATCCATACTCAAACGTAAAAAGAGTGATTACATAATCGAAGTTAAAACAGAGTCAAATGACAGAAGTTGTCCAAGGATTAGCAACAATGACACCGAGACAATGTAACTTGTTTTAGGCAGAGCAAATTACATGAGAGATGAACCTAACCAAGAAGATGAATCAAACTGACAAGGAAGTGCGAGCTGCAAAACAAGCTAACTTGCAGAGAGAGTGCTAACTGATATTTAGAGAAATTTAACGAATCAAAGATAATAAGACcggtaaaatataaataaacatgTGAAAGTAATTCAAAAGGAATAACTGTTAGCATGTAATCGTTATAGATGAACAATCAAGCGAACGGTAAATACAAGCGAATAGAAGAGAGTATAAATGGGAGAAGCATGTGATCCGAGTTTGGTTAAGACAGTCTAGCGGGACTGAAAAAACAAAAGAAGCAAAGTGGTCAGTAGACATTAGAAGTTGGAAAGTACAAGAAGATAACAAAGTCACGACACTGTAGAGACAAAGTGCAGCAAGCACGCAAAATTTGGCAATATATGATGTGATGACACGTGCATcgaaaatataaaataagtttCCTCAACAAATTGTGAAAGCTAAGTTCCAATTTTACGGGGGATCCGAAAAATGATGTCCTGAGTCCCAATGACCGGTTAATGCCTGTGTTTTCAAAGGCCAGCTCTAGATACAACCACATAACCTGTTATGTGCTTTTATTTagtataaaattaatttattttagtgATTCTCAGAAATTTTAGATCTTAGCACTTCGTTTAAGATATGGCTTAAGAAAAACGTACTTTTAAGGTCTTCATGATATGCTTTTGTTACCGCTCTCTCTGTAGGAATGTATTTTACTTAATATGCAAAACCTAATTGTTCAATTGTGTTCCGTCATTTCAATTCTGAATTTTTATCGCATAACATGGTTATTTTTTCCCATTTCTGATGGGGGTCATATGTTTAGTGGGTGTTTTTCGTGATTAATTCTTCATATCATTTTACAATATGCTCCAAAACTAaagttatgattattttttatttatacctttttctTTACTTTCTGTTTGCAATATTTGTACctagttttatctttttcttagtttttcctttattgatGTTTCAGCGTACCAGCGTTCACTCTACATTTATAAATTCTGATACTGGAAATCTGGTATGTCTTATAAAATTCAATGTCAACTATATGCAAATTCCCAAGTAAGAATGTTTTAACATATCCAAtggaatatatatatttctctTACTTCTTCAACACATAACGCCATAggtgttaatgattttatttatgTACGTATTTGCTTGAGTTCTAATAAATCTTACTTTTTATCGCTTTTGCAGTTTGTATTTTTAACGGGTGGAATTGTGTTCCTTACGCTTATTGTGAATGGATCAACAACGCAGTTTGTTTTAAGTGCTCTTAACATGGATAAGCTATCGGCAGCTAAGGTAAGGTTATACTTACATGTGTTATTCAGTTTCGAACACGGTGAATTTCGTCAATCATGATAGCGCAAATGGGAGTCACAAGGTTATAATAACTCAATCATGTAAGATAAACAGTGTCCAGCTGTGGATTGTGTATATACAGAAGTGGGCCAAGTGGCTGTTTAAACTTGTTGAAGTAATGCCTTAGAAATAGTAGAGCTGTGATCAATTGTACTGCGCTGACAGTACGCTGGGATCTACAGATATTAACTGATAATTTTGTGGCTTAACATGTACATTTAACACATCGAACATTCCTCAAGAATTTGTGGGGAAAACCTCCGTTTATGAAAAaggtttgcttgaaatctaggtTTTCCTATTGTATTTCGGATACgtaccaaaataaattttatcaGGAACTTTGCCAGGCGACTTTTAACAATCCCCATGCCAGAATATGTGGCAGAAAAGAACTATGACCAACATCTCCTCCTAATAACTGTAGCTTCTGGTTTCTCTCAAAGAAATGTTGCCACTCGCTTAAGTTAAATTGCGATGTAATTCTGTTATCATACTTTTTCCTGGAAAAGGCAACATAACAAATTAATATGAACGAAGAATCACGTTTTCTGTAATGCCATGTAGTGGTCCAGATTCTTTTTGTAATTGATCTCGTCTCTAAACACAGGGCTCATGATTCATAACCTCTAAACACATTTCCCCTTGTTTCTGtttctcaaacttttcaagAATTGCATACAAATTCAATATCTAGTCGATAAATTATTGCCCAGGTTATTGCATGGTATTTCTAAATTACAAAATAACACAATTGTACTCTAGCTTGAAACTAACAATCATGGAGTAAAGTCCTCAATTTATTTCTAGATGGCAAATTCTAATGTATTTCGCTGAATATACAGTAGTCATTTAAATAGGActtatctttaatttttaactACTTTTGAAATGACTCTAGACCCTAAAGGCACTCTAATATTTTAGATTATATAATTTCCTAGTTCTCTCACTTTTATCACCTGCATCTTGTAATCATGCTCTAAACTACATTTTCAGGGCGTATTTGCGTCCACAGATATGTCTCCCAAATTAAACCTTTTAATCAACGTAAtatgttaaatttataaatgcACAGTGAAATGTACAAGTGTGCACAGCATTGGCTGTATGAACGGACTTGTGTGCACTTTATGTATCTGTGATGCTGGAGGATAAATAATTTCTTGTTACCCATGTAAACTATTTACAATTTTTTCGTTCTCACATTTTATGGCAGAAAAGAATATTGAACTACACAAAGTATGAAATGTTGAACAAAGCATTAGAGGCCTTTCGTGATCTTGGTGATGATGTGGAATTGGGACCTGCTGACTGGGTCACAGTTAAGAAATACATCGCAAGCTTGAATGATGTTAACAGTGAACACATACATCCCCATTCCTCATCTGAACCTGATGATAACCTTTATTGTATGGATTTAAAAGATATCCGCGTCCGCTTCTTAAATGGTAATCATTTTATACCTAAATTTCTTGAACTTCAATGCATTTCGTTATATTTTTAGTACTTAAGCCATTTGCTGATACCTGAAAAAGTGGTGTCTTCAACTTTCGTTTGTCACTAGTTTGTCTTTTTGTTCCGGTTACAATTTAAATCGTGTAAAGATGTGATATTTTCTGTTTTACTTTTGCCAATTCCAAAGCATGGGTCCTCGAGCTACTGTCAAAGAGCTTTTGTTTCTGGATATTATTACCTGTTAGCTTAGAAAGATTTTGAATTGACTTGTTCTTTTGCTTATTGTTCTCTTTATGTTATTTAGTTGAAATCTCATATTCATTGGGACTAATATATATGTATCaaaatgaaaaacatgaaatcTATCAAACACATAATCACTTAAATGCTAcataaaaatttgtttttgtatCAATTCAGATATCTAAATGTTCGATATTATTGTGATTACAGGTGTTCAAGCAGCTTACTGGGTCATGCTTGACGAGGGAAGAATCACTCAAACAATCGCCAATCTCCTGATGTTATCTGTTGATGAAGCTATTGACCGGGTATCTGATGAGGCCTTGTGTGATTGGAAAGGTCTAAAGTCTTATGTGAATATTCCAAAATACTCCAAGATTCTTCGGTCAACCATAATCCCTCAAAAGCTTGTCACGTTGTTTGCTGTAGAAAGATTAGAGTCAGCATGCTATATTTGTGCTGCCTTTCTTCGTGCCCATAGAATTGCGAGACGGCAACTACACGACTTTATCGGTAAAAAATTATCCGTGAAATATTATTAACAAAAGCTATTGCATTTAAAGAAAACTATCTTCTTCTGATTAGATTTCAGATATTTTTGATATTATGTAAATTCAAAAAGTTGTTTTCCATTGTTGGAGCAGAACTCTGAAATGAAGATTGAAGAGTTTTTGATTTTCGATTTTCCGCAGCTTCATCAACTACTTTTGGTTTTGATCTATGTGTTTCCAGAATTCCTGTTGATCTCTTTCTTTGGGAGGAAAGTTAGTGCTTAACAAAAATACTACAATGGTAGAATTGCTCTGAGAAGTAAAAACTGTACAAACTTGCCAAAATATCGACCCTACAGGCCTTGGTTCTAATGATTCAGTGAAGCATTTCTTAATTTGCTCACACATGCATTTATCCCCTTAGGAAACAGTGAGATTGCTGCAACAGTTGATAGAGAAAGTGAGGGGGAAGGTGAGGAAGCAAAGAAGTTTCTGGAAGATGTTCGTGTTACATTTCCCCAGGTATGTAGACCGTATATTTTTGCACCTGTAGTGTTGAGTTTGTTCCCCCTAAGATTCATAAGCTGGTAACAACTTCAGGTGCTGCGTGTTGTGAAAACAAGACAAGTTACGTACACTGTGCTGAAACATTTGATTGATTATGTTCATAATCTAGAGAAGATTGGCCTATTAGAAGAAAAAGAGATGAGCCATCTTCATGATGCTGTCCAGGTAAATCACGGTGATTTATTTTACATGCATctttatttgttctttacctTCTGGAGATCACACTGACAGTAAATAAAAATGTTCTGCAGACTGACTTGAAAAAGCTGTTAAGAAACCCACCTTCAGTGAAAATccccaaattatgtgatttGATAACCGCAAATCCTTTATTGGGAGCTCTACCTTCCGCAGTATGTGAGACTCTAGTGGCATCTACCAAAGAAATAATAAAACTAAGTGGTTCTACACTTTACAAGGAGGGATCCAAGCCAGCTGGTATCTGGGTAATTTCGAGTGGTGTGGTCAAGGTATTTAGCGATACGTACTTCGTACAATTGATATGGTTGTATATTTCAGCCCAAATCATCCGATGTCATCTGTTATTGTCTCATGAATGAGTTTATATAATTGCAGTGGTCAAGTAAAATTACATGTAATAAGCCTTTATTGCACCCAATTTTTACCCATGGAAGTACTTTGGGCTTGTATGAAGTGCTTGCGCAAAAGCCTTACATCTGTGATATTGTCACTGACTCTGTGGTGCTCTGCTTCTTTATCGAAACTGAAAAGATCCTTTCTGCACTGAGATCTGATCCTGCAGTGGAAGATTTCTTTTGGCGGGTATGATGTTAGTGTTTTTCTTACAGCTTGTGCAACACTTCAAGTTCCATTTATCTCTTTGTTGCATGCCATTTCATGGATATATTATTACTTGGGAATAAATATAGAATTTCTCATCAGCATTCAGTGCAAAATAGTCCTTGGTGGCCATCAGTTTTTTCGTATCAGCTGATAAAGCTTAACTTTATTCAAGTTGCCATTCAAATAGATTAGGAGGTTGGTCCCCTAAGTCAACTATGATGAAACTGACCCCATTATCTGCAGGAGAGTGTCATTGGTCTTGCCAAACTCATACTTCCTGAAATGTTTGAACAAATGGCAATGCCAGATATAAGAGCACTCGTGGTAGAAAGATCAACGATGAACATATACACACGAGGGGATAGTTTTGAAGTACTCCATAATTCTGTTGGTCTCCTGttagaaggatacataaaaatgCAAGGTTGGCAAGGAGATTTGCTTACAGCTCCTGCAGTAATATTGCCATGTGTTGATCAAAATGCTCGGCGATCCGAAAATTTGGGTACCGGACTTGTTTCTTATTTAATCAACTTTCTTTGCCAGCACATAGTATACTAGTTTTAGATAGATTTGACAGAATGCTGCTGTGGTTTATATAATTTTCTATTTATGTTAATT from the Primulina tabacum isolate GXHZ01 chromosome 8, ASM2559414v2, whole genome shotgun sequence genome contains:
- the LOC142552745 gene encoding sodium/hydrogen exchanger 7 isoform X2; this encodes MASILTAGELPVKLRILEENSSSSSRPTDAVIFFGISLVLGIACRHALRGTRVPYTVALLVIGIGLGASEYGTNHRLGKIGNGIRIWADIDPDLLLAVFLPALLFESSFLMEVHQIKRCMIQMFLLAGPGVLISTFCIGSALKLAFPYNWSWKTSLLLGGLLSATDPVAVVALLKELGASKKLNTIIEGESLMNDGTAIVVYQLFYRMVLGWRFTWGAVIKFLSQVSLGAVGMGVAFGIASVLWLRCIFNDTVIEITLTLAVSYIAYFVAQEGADVSGVLTVMTLGMFYSAVARTAFKGESQESLHHFWEMVAYIANTLIFILSGVVIAVSFLGGDGIYKTNEHSWGYLFLLYVVVQVARVVVVGLLFPFLQYFGYGLDWKEAIILVWAGLRGAVALSLSLSVKRTSVHSTFINSDTGNLFVFLTGGIVFLTLIVNGSTTQFVLSALNMDKLSAAKKRILNYTKYEMLNKALEAFRDLGDDVELGPADWVTVKKYIASLNDVNSEHIHPHSSSEPDDNLYCMDLKDIRVRFLNGVQAAYWVMLDEGRITQTIANLLMLSVDEAIDRVSDEALCDWKERLESACYICAAFLRAHRIARRQLHDFIGNSEIAATVDRESEGEGEEAKKFLEDVRVTFPQVLRVVKTRQVTYTVLKHLIDYVHNLEKIGLLEEKEMSHLHDAVQTDLKKLLRNPPSVKIPKLCDLITANPLLGALPSAVCETLVASTKEIIKLSGSTLYKEGSKPAGIWVISSGVVKWSSKITCNKPLLHPIFTHGSTLGLYEVLAQKPYICDIVTDSVVLCFFIETEKILSALRSDPAVEDFFWRESVIGLAKLILPEMFEQMAMPDIRALVVERSTMNIYTRGDSFEVLHNSVGLLLEGYIKMQGWQGDLLTAPAVILPCVDQNARRSENLGAGEGSFSQQLSLYQVETRARVIIFDIAGYDPSRTLCKRSSSRMSQSADLPSGSLGREQHSGLMSWPEQFFNPKLHDLEASNRQGNNLSARAMQLSIFGSMVDITRLLFHTFIYLLRIR
- the LOC142552745 gene encoding sodium/hydrogen exchanger 8 isoform X8, with translation MASILTAGELPVKLRILEENSSSSSRPTDAVIFFGISLVLGIACRHALRGTRVPYTVALLVIGIGLGASEYGTNHRLGKIGNGIRIWADIDPDLLLAVFLPALLFESSFLMEVHQIKRCMIQMFLLAGPGVLISTFCIGSALKLAFPYNWSWKTSLLLGGLLSATDPVAVVALLKELGASKKLNTIIEGESLMNDGTAIVVYQLFYRMVLGWRFTWGAVIKFLSQVSLGAVGMGVAFGIASVLWLRCIFNDTVIEITLTLAVSYIAYFVAQEGADVSGVLTVMTLGMFYSAVARTAFKGESQESLHHFWEMVAYIANTLIFILSGVVIAVSFLGGDGIYKTNEHSWGYLFLLYVVVQVARVVVVGLLFPFLQYFGYGLDWKEAIILVWAGLRGAVALSLSLSVKRTSVHSTFINSDTGNLFVFLTGGIVFLTLIVNGSTTQFVLSALNMDKLSAAKKRILNYTKYEMLNKALEAFRDLGDDVELGPADWVTVKKYIASLNDVNSEHIHPHSSSEPDDNLYCMDLKDIRVRFLNGVQAAYWVMLDEGRITQTIANLLMLSVDEAIDRVSDEALCDWKGLKSYVNIPKYSKILRSTIIPQKLVTLFAVERLESACYICAAFLRAHRIARRQLHDFIGNSEIAATVDRESEGEGEEAKKFLEDVRVTFPQVLRVVKTRQVTYTVLKHLIDYVHNLEKIGLLEEKEMSHLHDAVQTDLKKLLRNPPSVKIPKLCDLITANPLLGALPSAVCETLVASTKEIIKLSGSTLYKEGSKPAGIWVISSGVVKWSSKITCNKPLLHPIFTHGSTLGLYEVLAQKPYICDIVTDSVVLCFFIETEKILSALRSDPAVEDFFWRESVIGLAKLILPEMFEQMAMPDIRALVVERSTMNIYTRGDSFEVLHNSVGLLLEGYIKMQGWQGDLLTAPAVILPCVDQNARRSENLGAGEGSFSQQLSLYQVETRARVIIFDIAGYDPSRTLCKRSSSRMSQSADLPSGSLGREQHSGLMSWPEQFFNPKLHDLEASNRQGNNLSARAMQLSIFGSMVDITHNFRRQRASSFPRSRKITPSHSQSCPTVPLTHPRLSLVSAKSEGSTTLGKRLGMQESKVESNVLLLEKSHKNESHATRDDSSDDSGCEEEHIVRIDSPSRLSFPHAS
- the LOC142552745 gene encoding sodium/hydrogen exchanger 7 isoform X5, yielding MASILTAGELPVKLRILEENSSSSSRPTDAVIFFGISLVLGIACRHALRGTRVPYTVALLVIGIGLGASEYGTNHRLGKIGNGIRIWADIDPDLLLAVFLPALLFESSFLMEVHQIKRCMIQMFLLAGPGVLISTFCIGSALKLAFPYNWSWKTSLLLGGLLSATDPVAVVALLKELGASKKLNTIIEGESLMNDGTAIVVYQLFYRMVLGWRFTWGAVIKFLSQVSLGAVGMGVAFGIASVLWLRCIFNDTVIEITLTLAVSYIAYFVAQEGADVSGVLTVMTLGMFYSAVARTAFKGESQESLHHFWEMVAYIANTLIFILSGVVIAVSFLGGDGIYKTNEHSWGYLFLLYVVVQVARVVVVGLLFPFLQYFGYGLDWKEAIILVWAGLRGAVALSLSLSVKRTSVHSTFINSDTGNLFVFLTGGIVFLTLIVNGSTTQFVLSALNMDKLSAAKKRILNYTKYEMLNKALEAFRDLGDDVELGPADWVTVKKYIASLNDVNSEHIHPHSSSEPDDNLYCMDLKDIRVRFLNGVQAAYWVMLDEGRITQTIANLLMLSVDEAIDRVSDEALCDWKGNSEIAATVDRESEGEGEEAKKFLEDVRVTFPQVLRVVKTRQVTYTVLKHLIDYVHNLEKIGLLEEKEMSHLHDAVQTDLKKLLRNPPSVKIPKLCDLITANPLLGALPSAVCETLVASTKEIIKLSGSTLYKEGSKPAGIWVISSGVVKWSSKITCNKPLLHPIFTHGSTLGLYEVLAQKPYICDIVTDSVVLCFFIETEKILSALRSDPAVEDFFWRESVIGLAKLILPEMFEQMAMPDIRALVVERSTMNIYTRGDSFEVLHNSVGLLLEGYIKMQGWQGDLLTAPAVILPCVDQNARRSENLGAGEGSFSQQLSLYQVETRARVIIFDIAGYDPSRTLCKRSSSRMSQSADLPSGSLGREQHSGLMSWPEQFFNPKLHDLEASNRQGNNLSARAMQLSIFGSMVDITRLLFHTFIYLLRIR
- the LOC142552745 gene encoding sodium/hydrogen exchanger 7 isoform X3, with the protein product MLGALDKLFCLYFAGYLCYSSEILINDLLLVTVTEYGTNHRLGKIGNGIRIWADIDPDLLLAVFLPALLFESSFLMEVHQIKRCMIQMFLLAGPGVLISTFCIGSALKLAFPYNWSWKTSLLLGGLLSATDPVAVVALLKELGASKKLNTIIEGESLMNDGTAIVVYQLFYRMVLGWRFTWGAVIKFLSQVSLGAVGMGVAFGIASVLWLRCIFNDTVIEITLTLAVSYIAYFVAQEGADVSGVLTVMTLGMFYSAVARTAFKGESQESLHHFWEMVAYIANTLIFILSGVVIAVSFLGGDGIYKTNEHSWGYLFLLYVVVQVARVVVVGLLFPFLQYFGYGLDWKEAIILVWAGLRGAVALSLSLSVKRTSVHSTFINSDTGNLFVFLTGGIVFLTLIVNGSTTQFVLSALNMDKLSAAKKRILNYTKYEMLNKALEAFRDLGDDVELGPADWVTVKKYIASLNDVNSEHIHPHSSSEPDDNLYCMDLKDIRVRFLNGVQAAYWVMLDEGRITQTIANLLMLSVDEAIDRVSDEALCDWKGLKSYVNIPKYSKILRSTIIPQKLVTLFAVERLESACYICAAFLRAHRIARRQLHDFIGNSEIAATVDRESEGEGEEAKKFLEDVRVTFPQVLRVVKTRQVTYTVLKHLIDYVHNLEKIGLLEEKEMSHLHDAVQTDLKKLLRNPPSVKIPKLCDLITANPLLGALPSAVCETLVASTKEIIKLSGSTLYKEGSKPAGIWVISSGVVKWSSKITCNKPLLHPIFTHGSTLGLYEVLAQKPYICDIVTDSVVLCFFIETEKILSALRSDPAVEDFFWRESVIGLAKLILPEMFEQMAMPDIRALVVERSTMNIYTRGDSFEVLHNSVGLLLEGYIKMQGWQGDLLTAPAVILPCVDQNARRSENLGAGEGSFSQQLSLYQVETRARVIIFDIAGYDPSRTLCKRSSSRMSQSADLPSGSLGREQHSGLMSWPEQFFNPKLHDLEASNRQGNNLSARAMQLSIFGSMVDITRLLFHTFIYLLRIR
- the LOC142552745 gene encoding sodium/hydrogen exchanger 7 isoform X7, translated to MTAIVVYQLFYRMVLGWRFTWGAVIKFLSQVSLGAVGMGVAFGIASVLWLRCIFNDTVIEITLTLAVSYIAYFVAQEGADVSGVLTVMTLGMFYSAVARTAFKGESQESLHHFWEMVAYIANTLIFILSGVVIAVSFLGGDGIYKTNEHSWGYLFLLYVVVQVARVVVVGLLFPFLQYFGYGLDWKEAIILVWAGLRGAVALSLSLSVKRTSVHSTFINSDTGNLFVFLTGGIVFLTLIVNGSTTQFVLSALNMDKLSAAKKRILNYTKYEMLNKALEAFRDLGDDVELGPADWVTVKKYIASLNDVNSEHIHPHSSSEPDDNLYCMDLKDIRVRFLNGVQAAYWVMLDEGRITQTIANLLMLSVDEAIDRVSDEALCDWKGLKSYVNIPKYSKILRSTIIPQKLVTLFAVERLESACYICAAFLRAHRIARRQLHDFIGNSEIAATVDRESEGEGEEAKKFLEDVRVTFPQVLRVVKTRQVTYTVLKHLIDYVHNLEKIGLLEEKEMSHLHDAVQTDLKKLLRNPPSVKIPKLCDLITANPLLGALPSAVCETLVASTKEIIKLSGSTLYKEGSKPAGIWVISSGVVKWSSKITCNKPLLHPIFTHGSTLGLYEVLAQKPYICDIVTDSVVLCFFIETEKILSALRSDPAVEDFFWRESVIGLAKLILPEMFEQMAMPDIRALVVERSTMNIYTRGDSFEVLHNSVGLLLEGYIKMQGWQGDLLTAPAVILPCVDQNARRSENLGAGEGSFSQQLSLYQVETRARVIIFDIAGYDPSRTLCKRSSSRMSQSADLPSGSLGREQHSGLMSWPEQFFNPKLHDLEASNRQGNNLSARAMQLSIFGSMVDITRLLFHTFIYLLRIR
- the LOC142552745 gene encoding sodium/hydrogen exchanger 7 isoform X6, which translates into the protein MIQMFLLAGPGVLISTFCIGSALKLAFPYNWSWKTSLLLGGLLSATDPVAVVALLKELGASKKLNTIIEGESLMNDGTAIVVYQLFYRMVLGWRFTWGAVIKFLSQVSLGAVGMGVAFGIASVLWLRCIFNDTVIEITLTLAVSYIAYFVAQEGADVSGVLTVMTLGMFYSAVARTAFKGESQESLHHFWEMVAYIANTLIFILSGVVIAVSFLGGDGIYKTNEHSWGYLFLLYVVVQVARVVVVGLLFPFLQYFGYGLDWKEAIILVWAGLRGAVALSLSLSVKRTSVHSTFINSDTGNLFVFLTGGIVFLTLIVNGSTTQFVLSALNMDKLSAAKKRILNYTKYEMLNKALEAFRDLGDDVELGPADWVTVKKYIASLNDVNSEHIHPHSSSEPDDNLYCMDLKDIRVRFLNGVQAAYWVMLDEGRITQTIANLLMLSVDEAIDRVSDEALCDWKGLKSYVNIPKYSKILRSTIIPQKLVTLFAVERLESACYICAAFLRAHRIARRQLHDFIGNSEIAATVDRESEGEGEEAKKFLEDVRVTFPQVLRVVKTRQVTYTVLKHLIDYVHNLEKIGLLEEKEMSHLHDAVQTDLKKLLRNPPSVKIPKLCDLITANPLLGALPSAVCETLVASTKEIIKLSGSTLYKEGSKPAGIWVISSGVVKWSSKITCNKPLLHPIFTHGSTLGLYEVLAQKPYICDIVTDSVVLCFFIETEKILSALRSDPAVEDFFWRESVIGLAKLILPEMFEQMAMPDIRALVVERSTMNIYTRGDSFEVLHNSVGLLLEGYIKMQGWQGDLLTAPAVILPCVDQNARRSENLGAGEGSFSQQLSLYQVETRARVIIFDIAGYDPSRTLCKRSSSRMSQSADLPSGSLGREQHSGLMSWPEQFFNPKLHDLEASNRQGNNLSARAMQLSIFGSMVDITRLLFHTFIYLLRIR